One Kitasatospora sp. NBC_01266 genomic window carries:
- a CDS encoding aminoglycoside phosphotransferase family protein, with protein sequence MTTAKLHADETLTSASLVRALLAAQLPQWAGLPLTPVDDSTGTSNTMYRLGEDLVVRLPRTPGAALDVPREHHWLPRLAARLPVAVPAPLGLGAPGEGYPFAWSVYRWLPGEPPTVGRIPAPDLLAADLADFLTALHGLDPTGAPPAWRAETLASRDAATRAAITKVHGLIDTHAATARWNTALRAPARTAAPVWIHADLQPGNVLLADGRLSAVIDFGCAGLGDPAVDLIAAWYLLPAEARTLFRTRAGADDATWLRAQGWTLSIALDELWYYLHTSPAKAELARVVIGELLADD encoded by the coding sequence GTGACCACCGCCAAACTGCACGCCGACGAGACCCTGACCAGCGCATCCCTGGTCCGCGCGCTGCTGGCCGCGCAGCTCCCGCAGTGGGCGGGGCTCCCGCTCACGCCGGTCGACGACTCCACCGGCACCTCCAACACCATGTACCGCCTCGGCGAGGACCTGGTGGTGCGCCTGCCCCGCACCCCGGGCGCGGCGCTCGACGTGCCGCGGGAACACCACTGGCTGCCCCGGCTCGCCGCCCGGCTCCCGGTCGCCGTCCCGGCCCCGCTGGGCCTCGGCGCCCCGGGGGAGGGCTACCCCTTCGCCTGGTCGGTCTACCGCTGGCTGCCGGGCGAGCCGCCGACCGTCGGCCGGATCCCCGCACCCGACCTGCTCGCCGCCGACCTGGCCGACTTCCTCACCGCCCTGCACGGCCTCGACCCGACCGGCGCGCCACCCGCCTGGCGCGCCGAGACCCTGGCCTCCCGCGACGCCGCCACCCGCGCCGCCATCACCAAGGTCCACGGCCTGATCGACACCCACGCGGCCACCGCCCGCTGGAACACCGCCCTGCGCGCCCCCGCCCGGACAGCCGCGCCGGTCTGGATCCACGCCGACCTGCAACCCGGCAACGTCCTGCTGGCCGACGGCCGCCTCAGCGCCGTCATCGACTTCGGCTGCGCGGGCCTGGGCGACCCCGCCGTCGACCTGATCGCCGCCTGGTACCTGCTCCCCGCCGAGGCCCGCACCCTCTTCCGCACCCGGGCCGGAGCCGACGACGCGACCTGGCTCCGCGCCCAGGGCTGGACGCTCTCGATCGCGCTCGACGAGCTCTGGTACTACCTGCACACCAGCCCGGCCAAGGCCGAGCTCGCCCGCGTCGTGATCGGCGAACTGCTCGCCGACGATTAG
- a CDS encoding NADP-dependent oxidoreductase: protein MPKAVRFNEYGGIDVLQVVEVPRPVPGEGEVLVRIKAAGINPGEVMIRSGVLHERWPATFPSGEGSDLAGVVVEPGPGITQFAAGDEVVGFTNRRGSHAEYALVEVENLTRKPANVPWSAAGSLFVAGTTAYAAVRAVELKPGDTVAVSGAAGGVGALVVQLAKHAGAQVIGIAGPGNHDWLRAHGATPVAYGDGLDGRLREAAPRIDAFIDCYGGGYVKLAIDLGVDPARINTIIDFAAVAEYGVKADGSAVADTADVVAELAALVADGSLEVPIAAEYPLTEVRAAFEELERRHSRGKIVLLP from the coding sequence ATGCCGAAGGCAGTGAGGTTCAACGAGTACGGCGGGATCGACGTCCTGCAGGTGGTCGAGGTGCCGCGCCCGGTGCCGGGTGAGGGCGAGGTGCTGGTCCGGATCAAGGCCGCCGGCATCAACCCCGGCGAGGTGATGATCCGCAGCGGAGTGCTGCACGAGCGCTGGCCGGCCACCTTCCCGTCGGGCGAGGGCAGCGACCTGGCGGGCGTCGTGGTCGAACCCGGCCCGGGGATCACCCAGTTCGCCGCCGGCGACGAGGTGGTCGGCTTCACCAACCGGCGGGGCAGCCACGCCGAGTACGCGCTCGTCGAGGTGGAGAACCTGACCCGGAAGCCCGCGAACGTCCCCTGGTCGGCGGCCGGTTCGCTCTTCGTCGCCGGGACGACGGCCTACGCCGCGGTCCGCGCGGTGGAGTTGAAGCCGGGCGACACCGTGGCGGTCTCCGGAGCGGCGGGCGGCGTGGGGGCGCTGGTGGTGCAACTGGCCAAGCACGCCGGGGCCCAGGTGATCGGCATCGCCGGGCCGGGCAACCACGACTGGCTGCGCGCCCACGGGGCCACGCCGGTGGCGTACGGCGACGGCCTGGACGGGCGGCTGCGCGAAGCGGCGCCCCGGATCGACGCGTTCATCGACTGCTACGGCGGCGGCTACGTGAAGCTCGCGATCGACCTGGGGGTCGACCCGGCCCGGATCAACACGATCATCGACTTCGCGGCCGTCGCGGAGTACGGCGTGAAGGCGGACGGCAGCGCGGTGGCGGACACGGCCGACGTGGTCGCGGAGCTGGCGGCCCTGGTCGCGGACGGCTCGCTGGAGGTCCCGATCGCCGCCGAGTACCCGCTGACCGAGGTGCGCGCCGCGTTCGAGGAGCTGGAGCGGCGGCACAGCAGGGGGAAGATCGTGCTGCTGCCCTGA
- a CDS encoding DUF397 domain-containing protein has translation MTTSPDVIWRKSSYSNGQGAECVEVANGLTTVVPVRDSKDPLGPALSFPAPGWSAFITELKADHSPLR, from the coding sequence ATGACGACGAGCCCTGATGTCATCTGGCGCAAGAGCAGCTACAGCAACGGCCAAGGCGCGGAGTGCGTCGAGGTCGCCAATGGGCTCACCACCGTCGTCCCTGTGCGTGACAGCAAGGACCCCCTTGGCCCAGCCCTCAGCTTCCCGGCCCCGGGATGGTCGGCCTTCATCACGGAACTGAAGGCCGACCACTCTCCCCTTCGCTGA
- a CDS encoding helix-turn-helix domain-containing protein — protein MELHEDDAKLTPRTMLGRRLLRMRETSGLTLRGLAERLGFPHSYISRVEHGDQLPSEALADALDTFFGTNALFRDLLELAQENAIPDYGRVIVDGENKATRIQVFTSSLVPGLLQTEGYARALFRESIPGASEEQITAHIETRMRRKRVFAKEDPPFFWAMMDEAALRRPVGGPRVMRGQLTQLLEPPAIPHVTIQVLPFSQGAHPMLGGSLILLTLQGGTTIGYVESFASGETVELPRKILELTQMFDLARAKALPQEESLDLIRTYLKEYEHDDEP, from the coding sequence ATGGAGCTGCACGAGGACGATGCAAAGCTGACCCCGCGCACCATGCTCGGCCGCAGACTCCTGCGGATGCGCGAGACCTCGGGGCTGACCTTGCGAGGGCTCGCGGAGCGGCTCGGGTTTCCGCACTCGTACATCAGCCGGGTCGAGCACGGGGACCAGCTGCCTTCGGAAGCGCTGGCTGATGCACTTGATACGTTCTTCGGTACAAATGCGCTGTTTCGGGATCTGCTGGAGTTGGCGCAGGAGAACGCGATCCCGGACTACGGTCGGGTCATCGTCGACGGCGAGAACAAGGCAACGCGCATCCAAGTCTTCACCAGCAGCCTGGTCCCGGGTCTTCTCCAGACCGAAGGCTACGCGCGAGCTCTGTTCCGGGAGTCCATTCCCGGCGCCTCAGAAGAGCAGATCACGGCGCACATCGAGACGCGCATGCGACGGAAACGGGTCTTCGCCAAGGAGGATCCGCCGTTCTTCTGGGCAATGATGGACGAGGCGGCACTGAGGCGGCCTGTCGGCGGGCCTCGGGTCATGCGAGGGCAACTCACGCAGCTCCTCGAACCACCGGCCATCCCCCATGTGACCATCCAGGTACTGCCGTTCTCGCAGGGAGCGCACCCGATGTTGGGCGGCAGCCTCATCCTGCTGACCCTCCAGGGCGGTACTACGATCGGCTACGTCGAGAGCTTCGCTTCCGGGGAGACAGTCGAACTACCAAGGAAGATCCTTGAGCTGACCCAGATGTTCGATCTGGCTCGCGCGAAGGCCCTGCCTCAAGAGGAGTCCCTCGACCTGATCCGCACCTACCTGAAAGAGTACGAGCATGACGACGAGCCCTGA
- a CDS encoding ATP-binding protein: protein MNIDGPEELIASDSCWLPRSNRSPGKARRFLAGLLSTVKEGERFLDKGELVLSELVTNALAHGTRPGQLIWIGLKVDHEQLWIAVEDPSAAVPVVCDAAASTSFASEVESGRGMLLVEQLSLAWGCGPREGVGKRVWVLVGADQN, encoded by the coding sequence ATGAACATCGATGGCCCCGAGGAGCTCATCGCCTCCGACTCCTGCTGGCTCCCGCGCAGCAACCGTTCCCCGGGCAAGGCGCGCCGCTTCCTCGCCGGGCTGCTCAGTACTGTCAAGGAGGGTGAACGCTTTCTCGACAAGGGTGAGTTGGTGCTGTCCGAGCTGGTCACCAATGCGCTCGCGCACGGCACCCGCCCTGGCCAGCTGATCTGGATCGGGCTCAAGGTCGACCACGAGCAGCTCTGGATCGCGGTCGAGGATCCGAGCGCCGCCGTCCCGGTCGTCTGCGACGCTGCCGCCTCAACTTCCTTTGCCTCCGAGGTCGAATCGGGGCGCGGCATGCTCCTGGTGGAGCAACTCTCGCTCGCCTGGGGGTGCGGGCCGCGTGAGGGGGTCGGGAAGCGGGTCTGGGTGCTCGTCGGAGCCGATCAAAACTGA
- a CDS encoding dienelactone hydrolase family protein: MANWESLTEGGIEAYVARPAAADLPTPTRGAIVFCAEMYGINEYARTVTARLAAAGYAVVAPDFYWRHQRRVRLSYSPEDREAGLVLMRGLDRDELIADAGVALDAARALADGHGVAFLGMSMGGHIALRAATALSFELAALFYPGWMLNSGMPMVGPVPPLEQAADLAKGGAFVLGVVGEEDHILPSAEWQQAEQRLTAAGVRHELISYPGVRHGFAVEDRPADYDAKATADAWERVDAALARYL; this comes from the coding sequence ATGGCGAACTGGGAATCCCTGACCGAAGGCGGCATCGAGGCGTACGTCGCGCGCCCCGCTGCGGCCGACCTGCCCACCCCCACCCGTGGCGCGATCGTCTTCTGCGCCGAGATGTACGGCATCAACGAGTACGCGCGCACCGTCACCGCCCGCCTCGCCGCAGCGGGGTACGCGGTCGTCGCGCCCGACTTCTACTGGCGTCACCAGCGGCGCGTCCGGCTCAGCTACAGCCCGGAGGACCGCGAAGCCGGCCTGGTGCTGATGCGTGGGCTCGACCGCGACGAGCTGATCGCCGACGCCGGCGTCGCGCTGGACGCCGCCCGCGCGCTCGCGGACGGGCACGGCGTGGCGTTCCTCGGCATGAGCATGGGCGGCCACATCGCCCTGCGGGCGGCCACCGCGCTCAGCTTCGAGCTGGCGGCGCTCTTCTACCCCGGGTGGATGCTCAACTCGGGTATGCCGATGGTCGGCCCGGTGCCGCCGCTGGAGCAGGCGGCCGACCTGGCGAAGGGCGGCGCGTTCGTGCTCGGCGTGGTCGGCGAGGAGGACCACATCCTGCCGTCGGCCGAGTGGCAGCAGGCCGAGCAGCGCCTGACCGCCGCCGGGGTGCGGCACGAGCTGATCAGCTACCCGGGGGTGCGGCACGGCTTCGCGGTCGAGGACCGCCCAGCGGACTACGACGCGAAGGCCACGGCGGACGCCTGGGAGCGGGTCGACGCCGCCCTCGCCCGCTACCTGTAA
- a CDS encoding chitinase — MSRTVPPTRRRVLPTLAAGTTALALAGAGLAVFAGGASAAVGNLVSNGGFESGLAGWSCTGTAAAVSSPVHSGSQALLGSPSSSDTAQCSQTVSVQPNSSYTLAGWVQGSYVYLGAGGTGAAGGDPSSWSSQTSWNQLSSTFTTGASTTSLTVYVHGWYGQSAYSADDITLTGPGGAGTPTPTPTPTPTPTPTPTPTPTPTPTPTPTPTPTPTPTPTPTPTPPSSGLPKHVITGYWQDFDNGATDQKLADVQSNYDIIAVSFANADPTTPGGITFSIDPTLATNLGGYTAAQFKADIAAKHAAGKKVVLSVGGQNGAITVGDATAAANFANSAYALIQQYGFDGIDIDLENGVNSTYLAQGLHTLASKVGSGFILTMAPQTLDMYTTGSDYFQLALAVKDILTVVNTQFYNSGGMPGCNGNVYNQGTEDFITSQVCTYIQGGLDPSQVGIGVPASSQAAGGGYVNSTVVDNALDCLASGTNCGTFVPPTKWPTIRGAMTWSTNWDAKNGNDFSTNVGNHVHAMP, encoded by the coding sequence ATGTCCCGTACCGTTCCTCCCACCCGCCGTCGCGTGCTGCCCACGCTGGCCGCCGGCACCACCGCGCTCGCGCTGGCCGGCGCCGGGCTGGCCGTCTTCGCCGGTGGCGCCAGCGCCGCGGTCGGCAACCTGGTCAGCAACGGCGGCTTCGAGTCCGGCCTGGCCGGCTGGTCCTGTACCGGCACCGCCGCCGCGGTCTCCTCCCCCGTGCACAGCGGCTCGCAGGCGCTGCTGGGCTCGCCGAGCAGCTCGGACACGGCGCAGTGCAGCCAGACCGTCTCGGTGCAGCCCAACTCCAGCTACACGCTGGCCGGCTGGGTGCAGGGGTCGTACGTCTACCTGGGTGCCGGCGGGACGGGTGCGGCGGGCGGGGACCCGAGCAGCTGGTCGAGCCAGACCAGCTGGAACCAGCTGAGCAGCACCTTCACCACCGGCGCGAGCACGACGAGCCTGACGGTGTACGTGCACGGGTGGTACGGGCAGAGCGCGTACAGCGCGGACGACATCACGCTGACGGGGCCGGGTGGGGCGGGGACTCCTACTCCTACTCCTACTCCCACGCCGACCCCCACTCCCACCCCGACGCCGACGCCGACGCCCACCCCCACCCCGACGCCCACGCCTACTCCCACCCCGACGCCGACGCCCACCCCGACGCCCACGCCCCCGTCGAGCGGGCTGCCCAAGCACGTCATCACCGGCTACTGGCAGGACTTCGACAACGGCGCGACGGACCAGAAGCTCGCGGACGTCCAGAGCAACTACGACATCATCGCGGTCTCGTTCGCCAACGCCGACCCGACCACCCCCGGCGGCATCACCTTCTCGATCGACCCGACGCTGGCCACCAACCTCGGCGGCTACACCGCCGCCCAGTTCAAGGCCGACATCGCGGCCAAGCACGCGGCCGGCAAGAAGGTCGTCCTCTCGGTCGGCGGCCAGAACGGTGCGATCACGGTCGGCGACGCCACCGCGGCCGCCAACTTCGCCAACAGCGCCTACGCGCTGATCCAGCAGTACGGGTTCGACGGGATCGACATCGACCTGGAGAACGGCGTCAACTCGACCTACCTGGCGCAGGGCCTGCACACCCTGGCGAGCAAGGTCGGCAGCGGCTTCATCCTGACCATGGCCCCGCAGACGCTGGACATGTACACCACGGGCAGTGACTACTTCCAGCTGGCGCTGGCCGTCAAGGACATCCTGACCGTCGTCAACACCCAGTTCTACAACTCCGGTGGCATGCCCGGCTGCAACGGCAACGTCTACAACCAGGGCACCGAGGACTTCATCACCAGCCAGGTCTGCACCTACATCCAGGGCGGCCTCGACCCGTCCCAGGTCGGCATCGGTGTTCCCGCCTCCAGCCAGGCGGCGGGCGGCGGCTACGTCAACTCGACCGTGGTGGACAACGCGCTGGACTGCCTGGCGAGCGGCACCAACTGCGGCACCTTCGTCCCGCCGACCAAGTGGCCCACCATCCGGGGAGCGATGACCTGGTCCACCAACTGGGACGCCAAGAACGGCAACGACTTCTCCACCAACGTGGGCAACCACGTCCACGCCATGCCGTAA
- a CDS encoding isoprenyl transferase, giving the protein MGLRDLVDRTPGLRTVLGGMYRLYGQRVEAHLGKTPHHVGVIMDGNRRWAKAAGGTAAFGHRRGADKITEFLGWCDETNIEVVTLWMLSTDNLTRPPEELVALLGIIEDAVTGLAEAKRYKVNPIGTLDLLPSRTAEILKNAAADTAHLEGITVNVAVGYGGRHEIADAVRSLLQEHADRGTSIEELVESLDVEHIAERLYTKGQPDPDLVIRTSGEQRLSGFLLWQSAHSEFYFCEAYWPAFRKVDFLRALRAYEQRHRRYGG; this is encoded by the coding sequence ATGGGTCTGCGCGATCTCGTCGACCGCACGCCGGGTCTGCGGACCGTCCTCGGCGGCATGTACCGCCTGTACGGCCAGCGGGTCGAGGCCCACCTCGGCAAGACCCCGCACCACGTCGGCGTGATCATGGACGGCAACCGCCGCTGGGCCAAGGCGGCCGGCGGCACCGCGGCGTTCGGCCACCGGCGCGGCGCCGACAAGATCACCGAGTTCCTCGGCTGGTGCGACGAGACCAACATCGAGGTCGTCACCCTCTGGATGCTCTCGACCGACAACCTGACCCGGCCGCCGGAGGAGCTCGTCGCCCTGCTCGGCATCATCGAGGACGCGGTGACCGGGCTGGCCGAGGCCAAGCGCTACAAGGTCAACCCGATCGGCACCCTGGACCTGCTGCCCAGCCGGACCGCCGAGATCCTGAAGAACGCGGCGGCCGACACCGCGCACCTCGAAGGCATCACGGTCAACGTGGCCGTCGGCTACGGCGGTCGGCACGAGATCGCCGACGCGGTCCGCTCGCTGCTCCAGGAGCACGCCGACCGGGGCACCTCGATCGAGGAACTGGTCGAGAGCCTGGACGTCGAGCACATCGCCGAGCGCCTCTACACCAAGGGCCAGCCGGATCCGGACCTGGTGATCCGCACCTCCGGCGAGCAGCGGCTGTCCGGCTTCCTGCTCTGGCAGAGCGCGCACAGCGAGTTCTACTTCTGCGAGGCGTACTGGCCGGCCTTCCGCAAGGTCGACTTCCTGCGGGCGCTGCGCGCGTACGAACAGCGGCACCGCCGCTACGGCGGCTGA
- a CDS encoding PhoH family protein, giving the protein MVSSKSRRTPDRRTYVLDTSVLLADPLAMTRFEEHEVVLPVVVVTELEAKRHHPELGYFARQALRLLDDFRVRYGRLDEPIPVGEIGGSIRVELNHSDPSVLPAGYRVGGGEADTRILAVARNLQAEGYDVTVVSKDLPMRIKASAVGLLAEEYRAELAITSGWTGMSELPVAADQVDELFGAPHDAAVVVDGAEELPVHTGLVLSSERGRALGRVTQDGRVKLVRGDREAFGLRGRSAEQRVALDVLLDPEVGIVSLGGRAGTGKSALALCAGLEAVLERRQHRKVMVFRPLYAVGGQELGYLPGSESEKMSPWAQAVFDTLGAVTTPAVIEEVISRGMLEVLPLTHIRGRSLHDAFVIVDEAQSLERNVLLTVLSRIGQGSRVVLTHDVAQRDNLRVGRYDGVVAVVEKLKGHPLFAHITLTRSERSPIAALVTEMLEDIQP; this is encoded by the coding sequence GTGGTCAGTTCCAAGAGCCGCCGGACACCAGACCGGCGCACGTACGTCCTTGACACCAGCGTGCTTTTGGCCGACCCGCTCGCCATGACGCGGTTCGAGGAGCACGAAGTGGTGCTCCCCGTCGTCGTGGTCACCGAGCTGGAGGCCAAACGACACCACCCCGAACTGGGCTACTTCGCCCGCCAGGCCCTGCGCCTGCTGGACGACTTCCGGGTCCGCTACGGCCGACTCGACGAGCCCATCCCGGTCGGCGAGATCGGCGGCTCGATCCGGGTCGAGCTCAACCACTCCGACCCCTCGGTGCTGCCGGCCGGTTACCGGGTCGGTGGCGGCGAGGCGGACACCCGGATCCTGGCGGTCGCCCGCAATCTGCAGGCGGAGGGGTACGACGTCACCGTCGTCTCCAAGGACCTCCCGATGCGGATCAAGGCCAGCGCGGTCGGCCTGCTCGCCGAGGAGTACCGGGCGGAGCTGGCGATCACCTCCGGTTGGACCGGAATGTCCGAACTGCCGGTTGCCGCCGACCAGGTGGACGAGCTCTTCGGTGCCCCGCACGACGCCGCCGTGGTGGTCGACGGCGCCGAGGAACTGCCGGTGCACACCGGCCTGGTGCTCAGCTCCGAGCGTGGCCGGGCCCTGGGCCGGGTCACCCAGGACGGCCGGGTCAAGCTGGTGCGCGGTGACCGCGAGGCGTTCGGCCTGCGCGGGCGCAGCGCCGAGCAGCGGGTGGCGCTGGACGTGCTGCTCGATCCCGAGGTCGGCATCGTCTCGCTCGGCGGCCGGGCCGGCACCGGCAAGTCGGCGCTGGCGCTCTGCGCGGGCCTGGAGGCGGTGCTGGAGCGTCGCCAGCACCGCAAGGTGATGGTCTTCCGGCCGCTGTACGCGGTCGGCGGCCAGGAGTTGGGCTACCTGCCGGGCAGCGAGTCGGAGAAGATGAGCCCGTGGGCGCAGGCCGTCTTCGACACCTTGGGCGCGGTCACCACGCCCGCGGTGATCGAGGAGGTGATCTCCCGCGGGATGCTGGAGGTGCTGCCGCTCACCCACATCCGGGGCCGCTCGTTGCACGACGCGTTCGTGATCGTCGACGAGGCGCAGTCGCTGGAGCGCAACGTGCTGCTCACGGTGCTGTCCCGGATCGGCCAGGGCTCGCGGGTGGTGCTCACCCACGACGTGGCGCAGCGGGACAACCTCCGGGTGGGGCGCTACGACGGGGTGGTGGCGGTGGTGGAGAAGCTGAAGGGGCATCCGCTCTTCGCGCACATCACCCTCACGCGCTCCGAGCGCTCCCCGATCGCCGCGTTGGTGACCGAGATGCTCGAGGACATCCAGCCCTGA
- a CDS encoding lytic transglycosylase domain-containing protein: MTRISVRGVAVASATAVTAVGAVVGVASGSEASPVQSVDVAGSTLFADVPSAGQAQAISDNIANQSVAQQQAADAATKQAAEQAARLKAAADAQAKADADKAAADAAQAAAKAAQAAQQQAQQEAAALAKAKSQMAVTTTDDSAPPVSASPGSVQAIAQGIIGDSTQFQCFSNIVTRESGWNYQATNSGSGAYGLVQALPGSKMASAGADWRTNPATQIKWGLGYMNDRYGSPCGAWSFWQAHSWY; this comes from the coding sequence GTGACTCGGATCTCGGTCCGGGGAGTTGCTGTGGCCTCCGCCACCGCCGTCACCGCTGTCGGTGCCGTCGTTGGTGTGGCTTCGGGCAGCGAGGCCTCTCCCGTTCAGTCGGTCGATGTCGCGGGGTCCACCCTGTTCGCGGACGTCCCGTCAGCTGGCCAGGCGCAGGCGATCAGCGACAACATCGCCAACCAGTCCGTTGCCCAGCAGCAGGCTGCCGATGCCGCGACGAAGCAGGCCGCCGAGCAGGCCGCCCGCCTCAAGGCGGCTGCCGACGCGCAGGCCAAGGCCGACGCGGACAAGGCGGCTGCCGACGCGGCCCAGGCCGCTGCCAAGGCGGCTCAGGCCGCTCAGCAGCAGGCGCAGCAGGAGGCCGCCGCCCTGGCGAAGGCCAAGTCGCAGATGGCGGTCACCACCACCGACGACTCGGCGCCGCCCGTCTCGGCCAGCCCGGGTTCGGTGCAGGCGATCGCCCAGGGGATCATCGGCGACAGCACCCAGTTCCAGTGCTTCAGCAACATCGTGACGCGCGAGAGCGGCTGGAACTACCAGGCCACCAACTCCGGTTCCGGTGCCTACGGTCTGGTCCAGGCGCTGCCGGGCTCCAAGATGGCCTCGGCCGGCGCGGACTGGCGGACCAACCCCGCCACCCAGATCAAGTGGGGCCTCGGTTACATGAACGACCGTTACGGCAGCCCGTGTGGCGCCTGGTCGTTCTGGCAGGCCCACAGCTGGTACTAG